A section of the Zygosaccharomyces rouxii strain CBS732 chromosome B complete sequence genome encodes:
- the YAF9 gene encoding YEATS domain-containing protein YAF9 (highly similar to uniprot|P53930 Saccharomyces cerevisiae YNL107W YAF9 Subunit of both the NuA4 histone H4 acetyltransferase complex and the SWR1 complex may function to antagonize silencing near telomeres interacts directly with Swc4p has homology to human leukemogenic protein AF9 contains a YEATS domain) produces the protein MTMSHKKMATGTSKRVKTLSVTRPIVYGNTAKKLGEIKPPNAPAEHTHIWTIFVRGPQNEDISYYIKKVVFKLHDTYPNATRTVEAPPFELTETGWGEFEINVKIHFVDEANEKMLSFYHHLRLHPYHNVNPDSPQQPDDEISSVFYDEIVFNEPNEQFFKTLLSTPGNLLPSNKSDSCAFSKQLEQEEIDRINLGIKQVDSEIEELKAKVNKQLKE, from the coding sequence ATGACAATGTCGCATAAGAAGATGGCTACAGGCACATCAAAGAGAGTTAAGACCCTTTCTGTAACGAGACCGATCGTCTATGGTAATACTGCAAAGAAGCTTGGTGAAATCAAACCCCCCAATGCTCCAGCTGAACACACACATATATGGACTATTTTTGTAAGGGGACCTCAAAATGAAGATATCTCCTACTACATCAAGAAAGTGGTATTTAAGCTGCACGATACTTATCCCAATGCTACCAGGACTGTAGAAGCACCGCCATTTGAATTGACAGAGACGGGTTGGggtgaatttgaaattaacgTCAAAATACATTTCGTTGATGAAGCAAATGAAAAGATGTTGAGCttttatcaccatttgAGACTACATCCCTACCACAACGTTAATCCAGATAGTCCGCAACAGCCTGATGATGAGATTTCTTCAGTTTTTTATGATGAGATAGTGTTCAATGAACCCAACGAgcaattcttcaaaactcTGTTGAGTACACCTGGTAATTTACTGCCGTCTAACAAATCTGATTCATGTGCGTTCTCTAAACAATTAGAGcaggaagaaattgataGGATAAATTTGGGTATAAAACAGGTAGATTCAGAGATTGAAGAACTAAAGGCCAAGGTAAATAAACAATTAAAGGAATGA
- a CDS encoding phosphatidylinositol-3-/phosphoinositide 5-phosphatase INP52 (similar to uniprot|Q12271 YOR109w Saccharomyces cerevisiae INP53 Phosphatidylinositol 4,5-bisphosphate 5-phosphatase) yields the protein MIIYLSKRLERRIAIVSESFALIFKSVSVGDADSRRPRCAIELLPKDELSNQGFKKLSSHEIYGFIGLIEVEGLIFVGAITGKSKVAQPTPGETVNKIFAVDFFCLNSSKWDFVEIDSSGYPVSSEGEPNYAESFPRHPCYELKKLLSNGSFYYSSDFDLTSTLQNRGFGDHSLSADNYQEEYMWNYFLMQEIITYRDRLEPHAKQILDDQGFLTTVIRGFAETFVTYLKRLKVGVTIISKQSWKRAGTRFIVRGVDDEGNVANFVETEFIMYSSQYCYAFSQIRGSIPVFWEQDTSLINPRVQITRSVEATQPIFDEHFSRLVEEYGPVHVVNLLSTKTNEIELSQRYRQHLKNSPKLKLGQDVFLTEFDFHKETSQEGFAGVRKLIPMIMDSMLVAGYFSYDVREKRLISEQQGVFRTNCLDCLDRTNLVQQVLSLTAFKTFLEDFHLANVKVYVDNEDFVIKHNTLWADHGDQISQIYTGTNALKSSFSRKGKMSFAGALSDATKSVSRMYINNFMDKNKQQNIDTLLGRLPHQQSVQLYDPISEYVDDKLNGLSDQFTSYSTTNILVGTFNVNGTSRHADLSKWLFPIGDKFKPDIVVLGLQEVIELSAGSLLNADYSKGSFWENMVNKCLNQYDEKYLLLRVEQMSSLIILFFVKADKAHMVKQVEGATKKTGFGGITGNKGAVAIRFEYGGTSFCFVNAHFSAGANNIDERRSDYESIVKNIIFTRSKTIPHHDSIFWLGDLNYRIILPNEEVRRELSAKKEGYIERLLRYDQLTQEINTGVVFQGFREPTLKFRPTYKYDNNTDNYDSSEKARTPSWTDRIVYKGTNLHPLAYSDAHLIISDHRPVYAAYRAKITLIDENIRLDLTNRLYREYKQAHPEVAEQHYNHLIDLEEGKSPAKNIPASPGFDLLDLHGTMKPKPSPISSLSSASPEPTVSIRRESSPPLSDTHPGQKLRPPPPPAPRSSSSVRVLQLADTDTSSVSRKSSESSVPSHQDSQSTNSARPPVPQSRRSVPPGFNETILTPKNTSRSSTPVSIPKVEAPAPRKAATFPESTIVASNGSPQPRLAATKTDSDIVATPKKKGPPVPPRSPGLRSHSASSNPEILSLPLELQKKVSTVPSVSNETETQPLESAHTDSSNANNLLPKRTPPVPPRANASTPELHSDVNTSTSSISSNTNTLVPKKKVPQVPSHINEQTTTKTKSESDVPVKKLPPAALHANELTPLAPAPISLEESEGLISKKRVPPPVPSHSSQSNWSAANTLIPKKKTPPASTTELKSTNTKESNPQLTEDSPALTSTLLSRNKSPAPPVPRQVNEHTEEAEFSNVKKTPPAKPTKKPEVENLSLDSWKPLTPK from the coding sequence ATGATTATATATCTGTCTAAGAGGCTTGAGAGGAGGATTGCAATAGTTTCTGAATCATTTGCAttgattttcaaatctgtaTCAGTTGGTGATGCGGATTCAAGGCGGCCTCGTTGCGCCATTGAACTTTTACCCAAGGATGAATTAAGCAATCAAGGATTCAAGAAGTTATCATCACATGAAATTTACGGGTTTATTGGTCTCATAGAAGTAGAAGGTTTAATCTTTGTTGGTGCTATTACTGGGAAATCAAAAGTTGCACAACCGACACCCGGTGAAACGGTTAATAAGATCTTCGCAGTTGATTTTTTCTGTTTGAACAGTTCAAAGTGGGATTTTGTAGAGATAGACTCATCAGGATATCCTGTTTCATCAGAGGGTGAACCAAATTATGCAGAATCGTTCCCTAGGCATCCATGttatgaattgaaaaaactatTATCCAACGGATCTTTTTACTACAGTTCAGATTTCGATCTAACGTcaactttacaaaatagAGGATTTGGTGATCATTCATTAAGTGCGGATAATTACCAGGAGGAGTATATGTGGAATTACTTTTTAATGCAGGAGATAATTACTTATAGAGATAGATTGGAACCTCATGCAAAACAAATTTTAGATGATCAAGGGTTTTTAACTACAGTGATACGTGGATTTGCAGAAACGTTTGTTACTTATCTTAAAAGGTTAAAAGTTGGAGTTACAATAATTTCCAAACAGAGTTGGAAAAGGGCAGGAACAAGATTTATTGTTCGTGGTgtagatgatgaaggtaaTGTAGCCAATTTTGTCGAGACAGAATTTATCATGTATTCGTCACAGTACTGTTATGCATTTAGTCAAATTAGAGGCAGTATCCCTGTATTTTGGGAGCAAGATACTTCTCTAATCAATCCAAGGGTTCAAATCACTAGGTCAGTTGAGGCTACACAACCGATATTTGATGAACATTTTTCCAGATTGGTGGAAGAATATGGTCCTGTACATGTGGTAAACCTACTATCAACAAAAAcgaatgaaattgaattgtCCCAGCGTTACAGGCagcatttgaagaactCGCCCAAATTGAAGTTGGGGCAAGATGTGTTCCTTACAGAATTCGATTTTCATAAAGAAACTTCACAAGAAGGTTTTGCTGGCGTCAGGAAATTGATCCCCATGATAATGGATTCCATGTTAGTAGCAGGTTATTTCTCTTATGATGTTAGAGAAAAAAGATTGATATCCGAGCAACAAGGTGTATTTAGAACCAATTGTTTGGATTGTCTCGATAGAACCAATTTGGTGCAACAAGTTTTGTCATTAACTGCCTTTAAAACGTTTTTGGAGGATTTCCATTTGGCTAATGTTAAAGTCTATGTTGACAATGAAGACTTCGTCATTAAACATAACACACTTTGGGCTGATCATGGTGACCAGATATCACAGATCTATACAGGTACCAATGCTCTAAAATCATCGTTTTCtagaaaaggaaagatGTCATTTGCAGGTGCTCTTTCAGATGCTACTAAGTCTGTTAGTAGAATGTACATCAACAACTTTATGGATAAAAATAAACAACAGAATATTGATACACTTTTGGGTCGTCTGCCCCATCAACAGTCTGTTCAACTATATGATCCAATAAGTGAATATGTTgatgataaattgaacGGTCTATCAGATCAATTTACTTCATATTCAACTACAAACATTCTAGTGGGTACATTTAATGTTAACGGTACTTCCAGACATGCGGATCTTTCCAAGTGGCTTTTCCCCAttggtgataaatttaaGCCTGATATCGTTGTTTTGGGACTTCAAGAAGTAATTGAGTTATCGGCTGGATCTCTTTTAAATGCTGACTATTCCAAGGGCTCCTTTTGGGAAAATATGGTCAATAAATGTTTGAATCAATACGATGAAAAATATCTACTGTTAAGAGTGGAGCAGATGTCTTCATTGATCATACTATTCTTCGTCAAGGCAGATAAAGCACATATGGTTAAACAAGTGGAGGGTGCCACTAAGAAAACTGGATTTGGGGGTATCACAGGTAATAAAGGTGCTGTTGCGATTAGATTCGAATATGGGGGTACGTCATTCTGCTTCGTAAATGCTCATTTTTCTGCAGGCGCAAATAACATCGATGAACGTCGTAGTGATTATGAGAGTATCGTGAAGAATATTATATTCACTAGATCCAAGACTATTCCGCATCATGATTCCATCTTTTGGCTTGGTGACCTGAACTACAGAATCATATTACCTAATGAAGAAGTCAGAAGAGAACTATCGGCGAAAAAAGAAGGCTATATAGAAAGACTATTGCGCTACGACCAATTGACCCAAGAGATTAACACGGGAGTTGTGTTTCAAGGATTTAGAGAACCTACTCTTAAATTTAGACCCACTTACAAATATGATAATAACACAGACAATTACGACTCTTCAGAAAAGGCCAGAACGCCTTCATGGACTGATAGAATTGTGTACAAAGGTACTAACTTACACCCATTAGCTTATTCCGATGCTCACTTGATTATCAGTGATCATAGGCCTGTCTATGCTGCTTACAGGGCTAAGATTACTCTGATCGACGAGAATATCAGACTGGATCTGACAAATCGTCTATACCGCGAGTACAAACAGGCCCATCCAGAAGTGGCAGAGCAACACTATAATCACCTCattgatttagaagaaggaaaatcACCTGCCAAAAATATTCCTGCAAGTCCCGGGTTTGATCTTCTAGACTTACATGGCACAATGAAACCTAAACCTTCGCCGATCTCATCTCTCTCATCGGCTTCTCCAGAACCTACTGTATCCATAAGGCGTGAAAGTTCACCACCTCTGAGCGATACTCATCCCGGGCAGAAATTGCGTCCACCTCCACCACCCGCGCCCAgatcctcttcatctgtTAGGGTATTGCAATTGGCTGATACAGATACGTCCTCCGTCTCTAGGAAATCATCTGAATCTTCAGTGCCATCTCATCAAGATTCCCAATCAACCAACTCAGCACGACCACCAGTACCCCAGTCTAGAAGATCGGTACCACCTGGATTTAACGAAACTATTTTGACCCCGAAGAATACTAGCAGATCTAGTACTCCCGTTAGCATTCCTAAGGTGGAGGCACCAGCACCACGGAAGGCGGCTACGTTCCCCGAGAGCACCATAGTTGCATCAAACGGTTCACCACAACCACGTTTGGCCGCAACAAAGACAGATTCAGATATCGTGGCTacaccaaagaaaaaagggCCACCGGTGCCACCACGTTCACCTGGGCTTCGTTCGCATTCTGCTAGTTCAAACCCAGAGATACTTTCACTACCGCTTGAACTTCAGAAGAAAGTTTCCACAGTTCCGTCTGTCTCCAATGAGACTGAAACACAACCTTTGGAATCTGCTCATACAGATTCGAGTAATGCAAATAATCTGCTACCTAAGAGGACACCCCCAGTCCCACCACGTGCCAATGCATCGACACCAGAGTTACATTCGGATGTCAATACGTCAACATCAAGTATTTCTAGTAATACTAATACGTTGGTTCCCAAGAAGAAAGTACCACAAGTGCCATCTCATATTAACGAACAAACAACAACGAAGACCAAATCGGAATCAGACGTTCCAGTTAAGAAATTACCGCCAGCAGCGCTGCATGCGAATGAACTGACCCCTCTGGCACCTGcaccaatttcattggAAGAATCAGAGGGGCTAATATCCAAGAAAAGGGTTCCGCCACCGGTACCTTCTCATTCAAGTCAATCGAATTGGAGTGCTGCTAATACCTTAATacccaagaagaaaacgCCACCTGCTTCTACAACTGAACTGAAATCTACGAATACCAAGGAGTCCAACCCACAACTTACAGAGGATTCCCCTGCTCTTACTAGCACCTTATTATCCAGGAATAAATCGCCCGCACCTCCTGTTCCTAGACAAGTCAATGAACACACCGAGGAGGCAGAATTTAGTAATGTCAAGAAAACACCGCCTGCTAAACCTACCAAGAAACCTGAAGTAGAAAATTTGAGCCTAGATTCTTGGAAACCTTTGACTCCAAAATGA